The following are encoded together in the Cololabis saira isolate AMF1-May2022 chromosome 5, fColSai1.1, whole genome shotgun sequence genome:
- the LOC133444066 gene encoding endophilin-A3-like isoform X2, giving the protein MHALLPAAAALIPASLRLEDVRVRHEEAAPQSQPAYRAKLSMLTTMSRIRGQARSTGYPQSEGMLGDCMLLHSHELGAASEFGGALAAVGGALRQVGQARDVLDATVKRTFIDPMQDLHNTELREIKYQLKKVNSRRLDFDYKRRQKGKFPSEEVQQTADKFFLSKELAERSMFIVLQNDVDQISRLVALTTTLLDFHHNAHRVLLGLHGNLQARLTAASNKPARRFQSKNIRSNISSGDRFYQRPPVTATVSSGEQLTVLQSRPGSPISCYADSKLVLNQPCCRAIYSFLSGHETELSFSEGDIIILTGQVDANWFEGSLGSRSGLIPATYVDVLVPLPVP; this is encoded by the exons ATGCATGCCTTGCTCCCGGCGGCAGCAGCCCTGATCCCCGCCAGTCTGCGCCTGGAAGATGTCCGTGTCCGGCATGAAGAAGCAGCTCCACAAAGCCAGCCAG CCTACAGAGCTAAACTGAGCATGCTCACCACCATGTCCAGGATTCGAGGCCAGGCTAGATCGACGGGGTACCCGCAGTCAGAGGGCATGCTGGGGGACTGCATGCTGCTGCACAGCCACGAGCTTGGAGCCGCCTCTGAATTTG GTGGGGCGTTGGCTGCTGTAGGCGGGGCTTTGCGGCAGGTCGGCCAGGCCAGGGATGTTCTGGATGCCACGGTCAAACGCACCTTCATCGATCCCATGCAGGACCTCCATAACACTGAGCTGAGGGAGATCAAG TACCAACTTAAGAAGGTGAACAGCCGTCGGCTGGATTTTGACTACAAGAGAAGACAAAAAGGGAAATTCCCATCAGAGGAGGTGCAGCAGACAGCGGACAAGTTTTTCTTATCCAAAGAGTTGGCAGAGAGGAGCATGTTCATTGTGCTGCAGAATGAC GTGGATCAGATCAGTCGTCTGGTAGCTCTAACTACCACACTGCTCGACTTCCACCACAACGCTCACCGCGTACTGCTGGGTCTCCATGGAAACCTGCAGGCCAG GCTGACAGCTGCCAGTAACAAGCCGGCTCGACGGTTCCAGTCCAAAAACATCCGAAGCAACATCAGTAGCGGTGACAGGTTTTATCAGCGGCCACCAGTCACAGCTACAGTCTCTTCAG GAGAGCAGCTGACTGTGTTGCAGTCCAGACCAGGCAGCCCCATTTCCTGTTACG CTGACAGTAAGTTGGTCCTGAATCAGCCTTGCTGCCGAGCGATATACTCTTTCCTCTCTGGCCACGAGACGGAGCTGAGCTTCAGCGAGGGcgacatcatcatcctcaccggCCAGGTTGATGCTAACTGGTTCGAGGGCTCACTGGGCAGTCGGTCTGGGCTGATTCCCGCCACCTACGTGGATGTGCTGGTGCCGCTGCCAGTACCGTGA
- the LOC133444066 gene encoding endophilin-A3-like isoform X1, whose protein sequence is MSVSGMKKQLHKASQLLNERLMGADGTKLDEEFLKMEKAVTVIHALLAELPSKTTAFLQPNPAYRAKLSMLTTMSRIRGQARSTGYPQSEGMLGDCMLLHSHELGAASEFGGALAAVGGALRQVGQARDVLDATVKRTFIDPMQDLHNTELREIKYQLKKVNSRRLDFDYKRRQKGKFPSEEVQQTADKFFLSKELAERSMFIVLQNDVDQISRLVALTTTLLDFHHNAHRVLLGLHGNLQARLTAASNKPARRFQSKNIRSNISSGDRFYQRPPVTATVSSGEQLTVLQSRPGSPISCYADSKLVLNQPCCRAIYSFLSGHETELSFSEGDIIILTGQVDANWFEGSLGSRSGLIPATYVDVLVPLPVP, encoded by the exons ATGTCCGTGTCCGGCATGAAGAAGCAGCTCCACAAAGCCAGCCAG ctgctgaatGAGAGGCTAATGGGAGCTGATGGGACCAAGCTGGATGAAGAGTTTCTGAAGATGGAGAAG GCTGTCACAGTGATCCACGCTCTGCTGGCAGAGCTGCCGTCCAAAACCACAGCGTTCCTCCAGCCCAACCCAG CCTACAGAGCTAAACTGAGCATGCTCACCACCATGTCCAGGATTCGAGGCCAGGCTAGATCGACGGGGTACCCGCAGTCAGAGGGCATGCTGGGGGACTGCATGCTGCTGCACAGCCACGAGCTTGGAGCCGCCTCTGAATTTG GTGGGGCGTTGGCTGCTGTAGGCGGGGCTTTGCGGCAGGTCGGCCAGGCCAGGGATGTTCTGGATGCCACGGTCAAACGCACCTTCATCGATCCCATGCAGGACCTCCATAACACTGAGCTGAGGGAGATCAAG TACCAACTTAAGAAGGTGAACAGCCGTCGGCTGGATTTTGACTACAAGAGAAGACAAAAAGGGAAATTCCCATCAGAGGAGGTGCAGCAGACAGCGGACAAGTTTTTCTTATCCAAAGAGTTGGCAGAGAGGAGCATGTTCATTGTGCTGCAGAATGAC GTGGATCAGATCAGTCGTCTGGTAGCTCTAACTACCACACTGCTCGACTTCCACCACAACGCTCACCGCGTACTGCTGGGTCTCCATGGAAACCTGCAGGCCAG GCTGACAGCTGCCAGTAACAAGCCGGCTCGACGGTTCCAGTCCAAAAACATCCGAAGCAACATCAGTAGCGGTGACAGGTTTTATCAGCGGCCACCAGTCACAGCTACAGTCTCTTCAG GAGAGCAGCTGACTGTGTTGCAGTCCAGACCAGGCAGCCCCATTTCCTGTTACG CTGACAGTAAGTTGGTCCTGAATCAGCCTTGCTGCCGAGCGATATACTCTTTCCTCTCTGGCCACGAGACGGAGCTGAGCTTCAGCGAGGGcgacatcatcatcctcaccggCCAGGTTGATGCTAACTGGTTCGAGGGCTCACTGGGCAGTCGGTCTGGGCTGATTCCCGCCACCTACGTGGATGTGCTGGTGCCGCTGCCAGTACCGTGA